CTATAGCTCTTGTGAATGATTTTCTCACACATGACAACACATTGTTTGCCGGATGCAGTAATGGATTGGGATACTCAACTAATAACGGAATTAACTGGGATACGGCAGGCAACCATGGATTACCTTCTAACCCTGATCATACTAAACCAATAAGTGGTATTACTTATCACAACGGAAAAATATTTGGAAGCTGTATTCAAAAAATTTTCTATTCAGCAGATAATGGAAATAACTGGACACAGGTAACAGCCGGAGTGCCCGCCTACTCTAATATTTATTCAATGATATCTTACGGAGGTAAAATTTTTGCAGGCTTGACAGGAACAAGCGACGCAACTAAAGGTGTCTTAGTATCTTCTAACGAAGGTGCAAGCTGGGCATTGATGAATCAGGGATTCAGTTCTGTACCAAACATTAGAGTGCTTATGATTAATAGTGAGTTTATGCTCGCCGGCGCTTATACAGGCGGAGTGTACAGAATACCATTATCAACTATAACCGATATCGGTAATTCACCGGAAATCGTAAAACAATTTTCTTTGAAGCAAAATTACCCTAATCCATTTAATCCTGAAACGATAATAAATTTTGTAATTAACAAAAAAGATTTTATAAGTTTGAAAGTTTATGATAATAACGGGAAATTAGTCGCTTCATTGGTAAATAAAGTATTGGAAGCGGGAAGTTATTCTTATAATTTTAATGCGCAGAGTCTTCCATCAGGAGTTTATCTTTATAAACTGGAATCACCGGGTTTTTCCGATTCAAAAAAAATGCTTCTTATTAAATAATTTGTAAAGTAATTATAAGACCTTCTTTTAAATGTTTAAATTAATTCTAAATTGTTTTGCTGTTTTGTTTATATCAGCTTCTTCTCTGTCAGCTCAATGGGTACAGTCCACAGGAATTCCTCAAAGTCATGTCGTCTATTCCATTATACAATGCAGCGGAAAATTATTTGCAGCTACGGGAGTAGTTAATCTGGAATATGGAGCTATACTTTCTTCAACGGATAACGGAGTAAGCTGGGGCAATGTAGATGTAAATCAACCCAATTTATCGGCAGTTATGTGCCTGGTAGTAAAAGGTACCTACATTTTTGCCGGAACCTACAGAGACGGCTTGCTCATCTCAAGCAATGCAGGTAATAACTGGATAAGAACAGATGTAACTACAGCCGGTTCAATTTTTCAAATAACTATTTGCGGTAACAATATCGTTTGCTATACAACAGGCAACGGACCTTCAAGAATATCAACTGATAATGGTGCTACATGGAATACTGTGAGTGAAAATGTTCTGAAATATGTTAATAGTTTTTTAACTATAGGAAACACTTTTTATGCCGGAGCAGAAAAAGGTTTAGCATTTTCTATAGATGACGGACTAACCTGGTCACTCGCAGCAAACAATGGAATACCATTCGATGGAAACGGTCAGAAGCTTATATATAGTCTTGTTTCACATGACGGCAAAATTTTTGCAAACTGTCAGCAAAAAATCTTTTATACAACCGATAACGGGAATAACTGGATAGCTACTAATATTTCACTTAGTAACTTCGGAAGAGTGTATTCAATGATTTCTTATAACGGAAAAATATTCGGTTCGATGTACGGACTCAGCGATACTGCGCGCGGAGTGATAACTACAACTAATAATGGTATAAACTGGTCAAATTTAAATACCGGAATGCCGGGTCCTCCGAGCGTTCGCTCATTATTTATAAATAATGAGTTTTTGCTGGCGGGAACTTATTCAGGTACAATCTATAGAATGCCGTTATCTGCTGTAACCGGATTAAATAATTCACCGGAAATTGTAAAACATTTTTCTTTGCAGCAAAACTATCCGAATCCCTTTAATCCCGAGACGAAAATAAATTTTGTAATTAATAAAAAAGATCTTGTAAGTTTAAAAGTTTATGGCAGTGATGGGAAGTTAGTTTTTTCATTGGTGAATAAAGAAGTAGAGGTGGGAAATTATTCGTTTACATTCAGTGGAGAAAATCTTCCTTCGGGAATATATTTTTATGAACTGAAAGCGGGAGCAATATCCGATACGAAGAAAATGATATTGGTGAAATAACCGAAAAAGTAAAGTACAAAGAAATTAATATTTCATCATATCAATTTCTTCGCCGGAGAGAGTAAACATTTTCTTCATGCATTCGGCAGTCATGCATGAGTGCGAAGGCAGAATTCCGAGTACATCACCGATTTTTGTTTCCTCAAATAATTCATCGGAAGCCTTTATAATTCCGTGCTCCTGTGAGAGTGAGCTTACATAACTCTTTTTATCGGGAGCGTCCCATCCGGTATCATTAAGATTTACAACATAACCAAAAGCAGTTGTTCCATTCTCCATAACGAAAGAATCCTTTGAGAAATGTATTCCGCCGCCGTAAATTAAAATTTCTCTTCTCCCTTCATTTTTAGCAACTACCGGACAAGCCACTGCTACTGCAATTTGTTCTATATCACAGACTCCGTTACTCCACTGCTGCAAATCATAGAATGCAAAATTCCCCGGGCGAATTTCATCCGCTCCTTTAAAATTTTTCATTAAACTGCACGAAGGTGTATCTCCAATGGAAATTAACATATCAGGATAATCTTTTAAGTAAGATTTTTTCAATTCAGTTAAAATTGATAAACCTTCTTCATGAATTTTTCTTACCTCTTCGACTGACTTAGCTTTATATGTATGTCCCGAATGAGCAAGAAATCCTTTGAAAATTAACGCATCGTTTTTCTCTTTTAAAATTTCGTCAATTAAATTTTTATCCTTCGGGTCAATTCCTGCTCTGTGAGTACCCGTATCAATCTTTATAAAAAATCCAACTGGGTGCTTAAGATTTTCGTTTATAAATTTTACTGAATCAATTTCCGTAATTAATAAATTCAGATTTATTTTTTCTGCCAATGAATTTATTCTGTTTATCTCAAGGATGTTGACAGGAAACGCTACCGTAATATCGCGCCAGAAGGCATTTGCAAAATACTCTGCCATTCTGAGTGAAGAGACCGTGATTTTATCAACTCCAAATTCCCTGTACCATTTACCTATTTCAATTGCCTGATGTGTTTTGAAGTGAGGGCGAAAAATTAAATTATTCTTCTTCGCCTTATCTGACATGAACTTAATATTTGCTAAACATTTCTGTTTATCAACTAATAAAGTCGGAACAGTGATTTTCATTTCGTTATTTTACTTTCATTGCCGAGCTCTTTCAGCATCTCCCATGAATAAATTCCGGTGTTGTGTCCGTCCTTCCACGTGACCTGCACTCCATAGTTTCCGATTTTTTCAATTTTATCAATTTCATAAAATCCCGCTGCTTTGAACGGAGCCTTCAACGGAATGTATGTATCGAATATAACTGATTCACCCTTGCAGTGAACGCAGGGACATTCATCTCTTAAATTTTTGAGAGTAATTTCTGAAACCGAATCATCGCCCCATGTAACCTGTAAAGAATTGTTTTCGGTTTTGTTTATCTTTTTCGGAAACAGCATTATATTTTGAACCTTCCTACAAATTTATTTGAATTGTTCCACTTTGCCTGATAGTCATACTTCACATAAAATATTTTTATATCTGCCTGGTAATCGTAATCAACAAAGAAAACTTTTGTATCTGCCTGGTAATCATACTTTGTAAAGAACCAGTTCTGGTCTTTACCTGTTGCCTGATAATCGTAGTCCGTTACATAGACACACAAATCTGCCTGGTAGTCGTAGTCAACGACTTTGACTTTTACATCTGCCTGATAATCGTACTTCACTCTGTAAACGTTACCGGCTTTAACATTTACGGATAGAAAAAATAAAGCTGCTAAAACAAAAATTGTTTTCATAATTATAAAATTTATTATCTAAATTACTCATTCAAGGAAAATAAACATAGGAAAATTTTTAAGTGGTTAAAAGCACGCATAATGGTTATTTTACAAACTTTCTAAAATTTTACCCCTTAGTACACACACAATGCAGGAAATATTAAATCAGCTAAAAGAGCTTTCGTATAACTTATCATGGACATGGAACAATGAGTTTTATTCCGTCTTCGAAGAAATAAATAAAGATTTCTGGATATGGAGTGATCGCAATCCAATCAAATTTCTTGATACTATCAATCACTCTTTTCTTCTTGAAACAATTGAAAAGAAAAATCTCAGAGACAGAATTACTGAGATGTATATCGATTACAAAAAATATGTTTCAGCCGATACATTCTATAAAGAAAATTACTCCGATATAGTTTCACCGACAATTGCATATTTTTCAGCTGAGTTTGGTATAACAAATTGTTTAAAATTATATTCAGGCGGTCTGGGAGTTTTATCGGGCGACCACATGAAATCTTCTTCAGATATAGGACTACCATTAGTCGGAGTCGGGCTTGCTTATCTTTACGGTTACTTCAGACAATTTATTGATAAAGACGGAAGACAGTCAGAGTTATATGAGAAAAATAATTTTGAGTATCTCCCGATGCACTTAGTTACCGATGACCATTACCGGCCAATTAAAATTTCAGTTGAAATGCCGGGACGAATAGTTAAAGCACAGATATGGAAGCTTATAGTGGGCAGAATAAATTTATTTATGCTTGATACATTTGTGGATGAAAATACAGTTGATGATAAAAGAATTACCGATATACTTTACGGCGGCGATACTGAAAAAAGAATTCAGCAGGAAATACTGCTGGGTATCGGCGGCAAAAAACTTCTTGATACACTCGGTTACAATATAAAAGCTTATCATCTCAATGAAGGACACTCAGCTTTTCTTTGCTTTGAAAGAATTGCAGATAAGATGAAGGAGCTGAACATTTCTTTTCATGAAGCAAAAAAAATATGCTACAACTCAAATATTTTCACAACTCACACTCCCGTACCTGCAGGTATAGATATTTTTGAGAGAAGTTTAATTGAAAAATATTTTAAGACTTATGCAGAAGAGAAATTAAAACTCTCTTTCGATGAATTTTTTAAAGAAGGTGATTTGTACGATGCTGATACATCGAACTCAAAATTTAATATGGCAGACCTTGCTATAAATAATTCCAATTTCATCAACGGAGTAAGCAAGCTGCACGGAGATGTTTCGCGCAAGATGTGGAATCTTCACAGTGACAGGACACAGATTGATTCCATCACAAATGGAATACATA
The genomic region above belongs to Bacteroidota bacterium and contains:
- a CDS encoding alanine racemase; this translates as MKITVPTLLVDKQKCLANIKFMSDKAKKNNLIFRPHFKTHQAIEIGKWYREFGVDKITVSSLRMAEYFANAFWRDITVAFPVNILEINRINSLAEKINLNLLITEIDSVKFINENLKHPVGFFIKIDTGTHRAGIDPKDKNLIDEILKEKNDALIFKGFLAHSGHTYKAKSVEEVRKIHEEGLSILTELKKSYLKDYPDMLISIGDTPSCSLMKNFKGADEIRPGNFAFYDLQQWSNGVCDIEQIAVAVACPVVAKNEGRREILIYGGGIHFSKDSFVMENGTTAFGYVVNLNDTGWDAPDKKSYVSSLSQEHGIIKASDELFEETKIGDVLGILPSHSCMTAECMKKMFTLSGEEIDMMKY
- a CDS encoding T9SS type A sorting domain-containing protein translates to MFKLILNCFAVLFISASSLSAQWVQSTGIPQSHVVYSIIQCSGKLFAATGVVNLEYGAILSSTDNGVSWGNVDVNQPNLSAVMCLVVKGTYIFAGTYRDGLLISSNAGNNWIRTDVTTAGSIFQITICGNNIVCYTTGNGPSRISTDNGATWNTVSENVLKYVNSFLTIGNTFYAGAEKGLAFSIDDGLTWSLAANNGIPFDGNGQKLIYSLVSHDGKIFANCQQKIFYTTDNGNNWIATNISLSNFGRVYSMISYNGKIFGSMYGLSDTARGVITTTNNGINWSNLNTGMPGPPSVRSLFINNEFLLAGTYSGTIYRMPLSAVTGLNNSPEIVKHFSLQQNYPNPFNPETKINFVINKKDLVSLKVYGSDGKLVFSLVNKEVEVGNYSFTFSGENLPSGIYFYELKAGAISDTKKMILVK
- a CDS encoding DUF971 domain-containing protein, encoding MFPKKINKTENNSLQVTWGDDSVSEITLKNLRDECPCVHCKGESVIFDTYIPLKAPFKAAGFYEIDKIEKIGNYGVQVTWKDGHNTGIYSWEMLKELGNESKITK
- a CDS encoding T9SS type A sorting domain-containing protein, with product MIKYILIFLIAASSLKAQWLQSTGIPANHLVYSMASCNGKMFAGTGVGILTTGGLSVSTDNGITWTSVDMNWSGQSAVMSLAVKDNYIFAGTYEDDLFISSNAGVNWTHVFLNNSGGVFEIGISGNNVVCYTNGTGPIWASTNMGANWAIINSSAIALVNDFLTHDNTLFAGCSNGLGYSTNNGINWDTAGNHGLPSNPDHTKPISGITYHNGKIFGSCIQKIFYSADNGNNWTQVTAGVPAYSNIYSMISYGGKIFAGLTGTSDATKGVLVSSNEGASWALMNQGFSSVPNIRVLMINSEFMLAGAYTGGVYRIPLSTITDIGNSPEIVKQFSLKQNYPNPFNPETIINFVINKKDFISLKVYDNNGKLVASLVNKVLEAGSYSYNFNAQSLPSGVYLYKLESPGFSDSKKMLLIK
- the glgP gene encoding alpha-glucan family phosphorylase; this translates as MQEILNQLKELSYNLSWTWNNEFYSVFEEINKDFWIWSDRNPIKFLDTINHSFLLETIEKKNLRDRITEMYIDYKKYVSADTFYKENYSDIVSPTIAYFSAEFGITNCLKLYSGGLGVLSGDHMKSSSDIGLPLVGVGLAYLYGYFRQFIDKDGRQSELYEKNNFEYLPMHLVTDDHYRPIKISVEMPGRIVKAQIWKLIVGRINLFMLDTFVDENTVDDKRITDILYGGDTEKRIQQEILLGIGGKKLLDTLGYNIKAYHLNEGHSAFLCFERIADKMKELNISFHEAKKICYNSNIFTTHTPVPAGIDIFERSLIEKYFKTYAEEKLKLSFDEFFKEGDLYDADTSNSKFNMADLAINNSNFINGVSKLHGDVSRKMWNLHSDRTQIDSITNGIHTKSFLSKYSERLYINNFGKDWIKQEGIWDKISELTDEDLWKTRTRNRTKLINFVRESISDNLKSQNASYEKIQEAESLLDENALTIGFARRFATYKRGDLIFKDIERLKKILTNPKMPVQFIFSGKAHPKDNEGKAIIAEIVAYMNDNSLNHKIIFLENYELEVAKRLVQGCDVWLNNPRRPQEASGTSGMKVIANGGLNFSILDGWWAEAYAPEFGWKIDSIEDVSLEEKDWFEANSMYTTLEKEILPLFYLRDAHNLPVEWIKKMRASIKNLAGYFSTQRMVKEYTEKFYTKVF